In a genomic window of Methanogenium sp. S4BF:
- a CDS encoding DUF2769 domain-containing protein gives MKVPDTPENLEICKRFCGPCPTFQENKLMDTEPHALFCARGTTKKADCKSKGCNCPNCEVAEKYALTGGWFCLHPPK, from the coding sequence ATGAAAGTACCAGACACACCTGAGAATCTGGAGATCTGTAAACGATTCTGCGGACCCTGTCCGACATTCCAGGAGAACAAACTCATGGACACGGAACCGCACGCACTCTTCTGTGCACGCGGTACGACAAAAAAAGCAGACTGCAAAAGCAAGGGCTGCAACTGCCCGAACTGTGAGGTTGCAGAGAAGTATGCGCTTACGGGCGGATGGTTCTGCCTGCATCCACCAAAATAA
- a CDS encoding DEAD/DEAH box helicase: protein MENFFRFSTFPISPEIIKAIEDMGFEEPTPIQVQAIPPILEGKDVTGQAQTGTGKTAAFAIPALHAVDLTSTKTQVIVLSPTRELAIQTAEEFNRLSKYIRKVHILPVYGGQPIERQFRALKVGVQIVVGTPGRVLDHLDRGTLSLDNVKMVVLDEADQMLDMGFREDIEKILAETPKERQTVLFSATIPAPIKEISRRFQKNPEFVRVQHRELTVPQIEQLYLEVRNREKNEVLCRILEMYDPELALVFCNTKRAVDELMTQLQTRGYFSEALHGDMKQSQRDRVMAKFRRGAIDVLIATDVAARGIDVDDVDLVINFDVPQDVEYYVHRIGRTARAGREGRAITFVGPKEIYKLRSIQKYAHITITAIPLPTARDVERTRMRNLIEKIKESSDDGDNEKYVEIVEQIMVDGYTSLDIAAALLKMKLDTGSDADESSSIQADSFGHSGIVQLCMNLGREDRIRPKDIVGAITGETGITGKEIGAISIFDTYSLLEVPQEKAKQVVEGMVGKSIGGIKLVNGKTLGFDCPKNERSRKKRY from the coding sequence ATGGAAAACTTTTTTCGCTTCTCGACATTTCCCATATCACCGGAAATAATCAAGGCAATAGAAGATATGGGATTCGAAGAGCCCACACCGATTCAGGTGCAGGCAATCCCCCCCATTCTTGAAGGAAAGGACGTGACCGGACAGGCACAGACCGGTACCGGAAAGACCGCAGCATTCGCCATTCCGGCACTTCATGCTGTTGACCTGACCTCTACAAAGACACAGGTTATCGTACTCTCACCGACCCGTGAACTTGCGATCCAGACCGCAGAAGAGTTCAACCGGCTTTCAAAATACATTAGGAAAGTTCATATTCTTCCCGTCTACGGCGGCCAGCCGATTGAACGCCAGTTCCGCGCACTGAAAGTGGGTGTACAGATTGTTGTCGGCACCCCCGGGCGTGTGCTGGATCATCTGGACCGTGGGACACTCTCCCTTGACAATGTAAAGATGGTGGTCCTGGATGAGGCCGACCAGATGCTTGACATGGGATTCAGGGAGGACATTGAGAAAATTCTCGCAGAGACCCCGAAGGAGAGACAGACTGTGCTCTTCTCTGCAACAATTCCCGCACCAATCAAGGAGATCTCACGCCGGTTCCAGAAGAACCCCGAGTTCGTGCGTGTGCAGCACCGTGAACTGACGGTTCCGCAGATTGAGCAGCTCTACCTTGAAGTGCGCAACCGGGAAAAGAACGAAGTGCTCTGCCGCATCCTTGAGATGTATGATCCTGAGCTCGCACTGGTCTTCTGCAATACCAAGCGTGCTGTAGACGAACTGATGACCCAGCTGCAGACCAGAGGATACTTCTCAGAAGCGCTTCATGGCGATATGAAACAGTCGCAGCGTGACCGGGTAATGGCAAAGTTCCGCAGGGGTGCAATTGACGTCCTTATTGCAACTGATGTTGCAGCACGTGGCATTGATGTGGACGATGTGGACCTTGTCATCAACTTCGATGTTCCGCAGGATGTGGAGTACTATGTGCACCGGATCGGACGGACAGCACGGGCAGGACGAGAGGGACGTGCGATTACCTTTGTCGGCCCGAAGGAGATCTACAAACTCCGGTCCATCCAGAAGTATGCACATATCACAATCACTGCTATTCCTCTCCCCACTGCCCGGGACGTTGAACGGACCCGTATGCGCAATCTGATAGAGAAGATCAAGGAGAGCTCTGATGATGGTGACAATGAAAAATATGTGGAGATCGTCGAGCAGATCATGGTTGACGGCTACACCTCCCTTGACATTGCCGCAGCGCTGCTGAAGATGAAACTGGATACCGGTTCCGATGCGGATGAGAGCTCCTCGATTCAGGCAGATAGTTTTGGCCACTCAGGCATTGTTCAGCTCTGCATGAACCTCGGCAGGGAAGACCGTATCCGGCCAAAAGACATTGTCGGCGCGATCACGGGAGAAACAGGCATTACCGGCAAGGAGATTGGCGCCATCAGCATCTTTGACACCTACTCCCTGCTGGAAGTCCCCCAGGAAAAGGCAAAGCAGGTCGTTGAGGGAATGGTTGGGAAATCTATCGGCGGGATTAAACTTGTCAATGGGAAAACTCTCGGCTTTGACTGCCCAAAGAACGAAAGATCCCGGAAAAAACGGTATTAA
- the eif1A gene encoding translation initiation factor eIF-1A encodes MSLLANQNRKKSGQAEEPAIVRVKLPNKRNKEMFAEADLMLGANHIRVRCFDGITRTGRIKGKIKKRVWIREGDVLIVVPWAFQDEKCDIIYRYTRPQREWLQRNKYL; translated from the coding sequence GTGAGTCTTCTGGCAAACCAAAACAGAAAAAAGAGCGGGCAGGCCGAAGAACCTGCAATCGTGCGGGTGAAACTGCCCAATAAAAGAAATAAGGAGATGTTTGCGGAAGCAGATCTCATGCTTGGTGCAAACCATATCAGGGTGCGCTGCTTTGACGGAATCACACGGACCGGACGCATTAAGGGGAAGATCAAGAAGCGGGTCTGGATTCGTGAAGGCGATGTGTTAATTGTCGTGCCGTGGGCATTTCAGGACGAAAAGTGCGACATCATATACCGGTACACCCGGCCACAGCGGGAATGGCTGCAGCGCAATAAATATCTCTGA
- a CDS encoding protein-L-isoaspartate(D-aspartate) O-methyltransferase, with translation MQMGEDIWYTAQRNHMVDRQIAARGVSDPVVLDAMRRVPRHLFVPENLQDDAYDDCPLPIGYGATISQPYIVGMMTALIKPKPGDRVLEVGAGSGYQAAVLARIGCRVTAVERIPELALLAQQNLMHAGVEGVIVITGDGTALPESEGPFDAIITTAAAPDVPPSLTALLADGGRMVLPVGDRDLQVLTCIHKTGDDLTVSHHGAVRFVPLIGAEGWTPV, from the coding sequence ATGCAGATGGGAGAAGACATCTGGTATACTGCCCAGCGCAACCATATGGTTGACAGGCAGATTGCAGCCCGGGGAGTCTCAGACCCGGTAGTCCTCGATGCTATGCGCCGCGTGCCACGCCACCTTTTTGTTCCGGAAAACCTGCAGGATGACGCTTACGATGACTGCCCGCTTCCCATCGGATATGGGGCCACCATATCTCAGCCGTATATCGTGGGAATGATGACCGCCCTGATTAAGCCAAAACCCGGTGACAGAGTGCTGGAGGTCGGGGCGGGATCCGGTTATCAGGCAGCAGTCCTCGCCCGGATAGGCTGCCGGGTCACAGCAGTAGAACGGATTCCCGAACTTGCCCTCCTTGCACAACAGAACCTGATGCATGCGGGCGTGGAAGGTGTCATCGTCATCACCGGGGACGGGACGGCATTGCCGGAGAGCGAGGGCCCCTTTGATGCCATTATCACCACTGCTGCAGCACCGGATGTGCCGCCCTCACTAACGGCACTTCTGGCTGACGGCGGCAGAATGGTGCTTCCGGTCGGAGACAGGGATCTGCAGGTACTGACCTGTATCCATAAAACAGGAGACGACCTGACCGTCTCACATCATGGTGCAGTGCGGTTTGTTCCCCTGATAGGCGCGGAAGGATGGACACCGGTGTAG
- a CDS encoding pyridoxamine 5'-phosphate oxidase family protein, with protein MELAEKIIGVIGGIHVGAVATIAGDRPAVRFMALSGYDDMTLVAGTMKSTRKVEELKARPEAAISIWSGKEFTDPYVGIRAKAEVHEDRETKERYWNPMFAEYFGSIDNPDFVLLVFTAGTIEYYTPPEMTPEIWKRYLFGADK; from the coding sequence ATGGAACTGGCAGAGAAGATCATCGGTGTGATTGGGGGCATACATGTAGGCGCAGTTGCCACCATAGCAGGAGACCGGCCTGCAGTGCGTTTCATGGCACTCAGTGGATATGATGATATGACCCTGGTTGCAGGGACCATGAAGAGCACCCGCAAGGTTGAAGAACTGAAGGCACGTCCGGAGGCTGCTATCTCAATATGGTCAGGGAAGGAATTTACCGACCCGTATGTCGGGATTCGTGCCAAGGCAGAAGTGCATGAAGACCGGGAAACAAAAGAACGCTACTGGAACCCGATGTTTGCGGAATATTTTGGATCGATCGATAACCCGGATTTCGTTCTTCTGGTCTTTACCGCCGGGACGATTGAGTATTACACACCGCCGGAGATGACCCCTGAGATCTGGAAGAGATACCTATTCGGCGCAGATAAATGA